A single window of Eucalyptus grandis isolate ANBG69807.140 chromosome 1, ASM1654582v1, whole genome shotgun sequence DNA harbors:
- the LOC104423370 gene encoding succinate dehydrogenase [ubiquinone] iron-sulfur subunit 2, mitochondrial, whose protein sequence is MATSLNSAPPTVQNPPRHHLPQKSSANPRCSINHRTTGQLSSAKSPNCPYHRPLYQAFEPIHFGHFTFLLPRRLFLEKAHQSVALFRLLRLQLSFSLRAAMATGILKRAIAISRGPMPSPAAAAAVSSAAARLLLARCHASEAEAQQVEPKAKPTTSLKTFSIYRWTPDSPSKPKLKDYQIDLKECGPMVLDALIKIKNEIDPSLTFRRSCREGICGSCAMNIDGCNGLACLTKIPDGADASTITPLPHMFVIKDLVVDMTNFYNQYKSIEPWLKRKNPPSEPGKEILQSKKDRAKLDGMYECILCACCSTSCPSYWWNPESYLGPAALLHANRWIMDSRDEFTKERLDAINDEFKLYRCHTILNCARACPKGLNPGKQIINIKQLELAK, encoded by the exons atggCCACGTCACTAAATTCGGCCCCTCCGACGGTCCAGAATCCGCCACGTCACCACCTCCCCCAGAAATCCTCCGCCAATCCACGGTGCTCGATTAATCACCGCACAACGGGCCAGCTCTCATCCGCGAAATCCCCGAACTGCCCCTACCATCGCCCCCTTTATCAGGCGTTCGAGCCGATCCATTTCGGTCATTTCACCTTTCTCCTTCCTCGCAGGCTCTTCCTCGAAAAAGCCCACCAATCCGTCGCCCTCTttcgtcttcttcgtcttcaGCTCTCCTTCTCCCTGCGCGCAGCAATGGCGACCGGAATCTTGAAGCGCGCGATCGCGATCTCGAGGGGGCCCATGccgtcgccggcggcggcggcggcggtgtcgtcggcggcggcgcgcCTCCTCCTCGCCCGGTGCCACGCGAGCGAGGCCGAGGCGCAGCAGGTCGAGCCCAAGGCCAAGCCCACCACCAGCCTCAAGACCTTCTCGATCTACCGGTGGACCCCGGACAGCCCCTCGAAGCCGAAGCTCAAGGACTACCAGATCGACCTCAAGGAGTGCGGGCCCATGGTGCTCGACGCCCTCATCAAGATCAAGAACGAGATCGATCCTTCCCTCACCTTCCGCCGCTCCTGCCGCGAGGGCATCTGCGGCTCCTGCGCCATGAACATCGACGGCTGCAACGGCCTCGCCTGCCTCACCAAGATCCCCGATGGGGCCGACGCCTCGACCATCACCCCGCTGCCGCACATGTTCGTCATCAAGGACCTCGTCGTCGACATGACCAACTTCTACAACCAGTACAAGAGCATCGAGCCGTGGCTGAAGCGGAAGAACCCGCCATCCGAGCCCGGGAAGGAGATCCTGCAGAGCAAGAAGGACCGGGCGAAGCTGGACGGGATGTACGAGTGCATATTGTGCGCCTGCTGCAGCACCTCTTGCCCCAGTTACTGGTGGAACCCTGAGTCGTACTTGGGACCGGCTGCTTTGCTTCACGCCAACAG GTGGATCATGGACAGCAGAGATGAATTTACGAAGGAGCGGCTTGATGCGATTAATGATGAATTTAAGCTCTACCGTTGCCATACTATATTGAATTGTGCTCGAGCCTGCCCCAAGGGATTGAACCCAGGAAAACAGATTA